The following proteins are co-located in the Clostridiales bacterium genome:
- a CDS encoding 2-hydroxyglutaryl-CoA dehydratase produces the protein MYYLGIDVGSVSTDLVIMNEKRRIIDQLYLKTRGTPIEAVKEGLRQLGKKYKSREIDGICTTGSGRSLAAAVAGADVVKNEITTHGVAAAVYDPEIRTIIEIGGQDSKIILLNDGVIRDFAMNTVCAAGTGSFLDRQAERLGLAVQDLGAYALRAANPVRIAGRCAVFAESDIIHKQQLGCSMEDIIAGMSKALVRNYLSNVAKGKEIEPKVCFQGGVAANEGIRRAFEEALECEILVPEYHKVMGAYGCAVIAQEHIEEENKKTRFKGFEVGHDDISTDTFECTDCSNHCEVVLLRSKGRQIGCFSDRCGKYQATDIKLSVSV, from the coding sequence ATGTATTACCTGGGCATTGATGTAGGTTCTGTAAGTACAGACCTTGTAATTATGAATGAAAAAAGAAGAATCATAGACCAGTTGTATTTGAAGACAAGAGGAACGCCCATCGAAGCGGTGAAGGAGGGACTGCGGCAACTGGGGAAAAAATACAAAAGCCGCGAAATAGACGGTATTTGTACTACGGGGAGCGGCAGATCGCTGGCAGCCGCAGTAGCGGGAGCAGATGTAGTTAAAAACGAAATTACAACCCATGGTGTGGCAGCCGCTGTCTACGATCCGGAAATCAGGACAATTATTGAAATTGGAGGTCAAGACTCCAAAATCATCTTATTAAATGATGGTGTGATCAGAGATTTTGCAATGAACACCGTTTGCGCAGCAGGAACCGGTTCCTTTCTGGATCGTCAGGCTGAGCGGCTGGGACTTGCGGTGCAGGATCTTGGAGCTTATGCTTTAAGAGCCGCAAACCCTGTGAGAATTGCCGGGCGCTGTGCTGTATTTGCTGAATCGGACATCATACATAAGCAGCAGCTTGGTTGTTCGATGGAGGATATCATTGCGGGGATGTCGAAAGCTTTGGTCAGAAACTATTTAAGCAACGTAGCAAAAGGAAAGGAAATTGAGCCAAAGGTGTGTTTTCAAGGTGGCGTCGCAGCCAATGAAGGAATCCGCCGCGCGTTTGAAGAGGCTCTTGAATGTGAGATCCTGGTGCCTGAGTACCACAAGGTGATGGGCGCGTATGGGTGCGCTGTTATCGCGCAGGAACATATTGAAGAGGAAAATAAAAAGACCCGCTTCAAAGGCTTTGAAGTGGGTCATGATGATATCAGTACTGATACCTTTGAATGCACCGATTGCAGCAATCACTGCGAGGTGGTTCTTCTCAGGTCAAAGGGTCGGCAGATCGGATGTTTCTCTGACCGTTGCGGAAAATATCAGGCAACAGATATCAAGCTGTCTGTATCAGTTTGA
- a CDS encoding folate family ECF transporter S component, protein MKQNQNTSRLITIAFFIALEIILTRFLSINTPFLRIGFGFLPVAMLGILYGPLWAGAAYAVGDLLGIMMFPSGAFFPGFTISAFLTGLTFGFFLYNKPVTWKRVLMASSVVCLLINMCLDTLWLYILMDNAVIALIPARIFKSVVMLAIQVTLIPMVWNRLLSKIKLIQTA, encoded by the coding sequence ATGAAACAAAATCAAAACACGTCAAGATTAATTACCATTGCCTTTTTCATTGCACTGGAGATCATACTGACCAGATTCTTATCCATTAATACGCCATTTTTGCGTATCGGATTTGGATTTCTTCCGGTAGCCATGCTGGGCATTCTCTATGGCCCGCTTTGGGCCGGCGCGGCTTATGCCGTCGGCGATCTATTAGGAATTATGATGTTTCCGTCGGGAGCATTCTTCCCCGGTTTCACCATATCTGCATTTTTAACCGGTCTTACCTTCGGTTTTTTTCTCTATAATAAACCGGTCACTTGGAAGAGAGTACTCATGGCATCGTCCGTCGTTTGCCTTTTGATCAATATGTGTCTGGATACGCTATGGCTTTACATTCTAATGGACAATGCAGTCATTGCGCTGATCCCGGCCAGAATTTTCAAGTCAGTGGTTATGCTTGCAATCCAAGTTACGCTGATACCCATGGTTTGGAACAGACTCTTAAGCAAAATCAAACTGATACAGACAGCTTGA
- a CDS encoding DUF4363 family protein, with protein sequence MKALIISAASMVIIIASWGIFVNYADSNLHELTGMIEDDILVSVYSEDWEKAVTQIESLTEKWHKQKKVYTFFFNTSAVMETDYSIAKAKNYIKSNSVPLASGELSCIKEQLGFLHLNELITLDNIF encoded by the coding sequence GTGAAAGCTCTAATCATTTCCGCTGCCAGCATGGTCATTATTATTGCCAGTTGGGGAATCTTCGTTAATTATGCAGACAGTAATCTTCATGAGCTGACCGGAATGATAGAAGATGATATTCTGGTTAGTGTTTATTCTGAGGACTGGGAGAAGGCTGTAACGCAAATAGAAAGCTTGACTGAAAAATGGCATAAACAGAAAAAAGTCTATACCTTCTTCTTTAATACCTCTGCTGTTATGGAAACGGATTATTCCATTGCCAAAGCAAAAAACTACATTAAGTCGAACAGTGTGCCCCTTGCTTCCGGTGAACTTAGCTGTATTAAAGAGCAGCTTGGTTTTTTACATTTAAATGAATTAATAACCCTTGATAATATTTTTTAA
- a CDS encoding DUF421 domain-containing protein, translated as MLIILIRTVILYFVVLFVIRVMGKAELSKMDPFEMVLLFMIAELAAIPIESLDIPLINGAAAILTLLFLEVLISFLSIKSTKINALLNGKPSILIDHGNLNLKELKSQRITIDDLMEQLRLKNYPSIADVDYAVLEANGDLSVIPKPEKSPLTPEDMGIPASSEIMPMVLISDGILYKRNLSFLGKEEAYLKKELSKLKINDYSQVFLCFFDEKKQLHVYPKGKSRKEMLKEVPIK; from the coding sequence ATGCTAATAATACTGATTAGGACTGTCATTCTTTATTTTGTCGTTTTATTTGTAATACGAGTCATGGGGAAAGCGGAATTGTCGAAGATGGATCCCTTTGAAATGGTATTGCTGTTCATGATTGCCGAATTGGCTGCAATTCCAATCGAATCTTTAGATATTCCGCTCATCAATGGTGCTGCCGCGATCCTGACTCTGCTTTTTTTAGAAGTTCTGATTTCGTTCCTTTCTATCAAATCCACCAAGATAAATGCTCTGCTAAATGGTAAACCGAGTATTCTCATTGACCACGGGAACCTTAACCTGAAAGAATTGAAAAGCCAGAGAATTACCATTGATGACCTTATGGAGCAATTAAGGCTGAAGAACTATCCCTCCATTGCTGATGTGGATTATGCTGTTCTTGAAGCTAACGGAGATTTAAGTGTAATACCAAAGCCAGAAAAATCCCCCCTGACACCTGAGGACATGGGCATTCCGGCCTCCTCAGAAATCATGCCTATGGTTTTGATATCAGACGGTATATTATATAAAAGAAATCTAAGTTTTCTTGGCAAAGAGGAAGCTTACCTAAAAAAAGAGCTTTCAAAGCTTAAAATTAATGACTACTCCCAAGTATTCTTATGCTTCTTTGATGAAAAGAAGCAACTGCATGTTTATCCAAAAGGAAAGAGCCGTAAAGAAATGCTAAAGGAGGTGCCGATAAAGTGA
- a CDS encoding MFS transporter: MKTKYYSYVGIYLFTFAGLGSLLPLLGQYMASIGFSGVQIGIVTAAGTAIGIGASPFWGYRSHHSKDSTKVLLFLCIAATIIILSEAFVKQYIVFLFVYMVFAFFQTPIMPLIDAMSIKDQVNFGSVRKWGSIGFAVGVFVAGQIADAAGLIIILPLCALGYTVAWFILVRLRKNRNRKANGIRSYEEETIQRCAASDLKEYQSGNHSNDAAHEKKKGKNRDSYLMLLKNKKYMALLLAAFFITGTNVANNTYFGFLYKDVGGSIAGIGIAFLLMCSSEAPFMAWSERLSRRFGMEKLILFSLIMSALRYLWYSTGPAPGLLIGTFFVQGMVTGIVLVELVRYLNCLVDPAIIGMSMALYYAFSSNFSSIVCHLIGGAILDHYSGAHVYLFFSIYNIIGALVFVGFGLHKKNRNDVIKE, from the coding sequence ATGAAAACAAAATATTACAGTTATGTAGGGATCTATTTATTTACTTTCGCAGGGCTCGGTTCGCTTTTGCCGCTGCTGGGACAGTACATGGCAAGCATCGGTTTTTCTGGAGTCCAGATCGGAATCGTTACAGCAGCCGGCACAGCCATAGGAATTGGTGCTTCACCATTCTGGGGATATCGATCCCATCATAGCAAGGATAGTACTAAAGTGCTCCTCTTCTTATGCATCGCAGCTACGATCATCATACTGAGCGAAGCCTTTGTGAAACAATATATCGTGTTTCTTTTCGTTTATATGGTATTCGCCTTTTTCCAAACCCCTATTATGCCTTTGATTGATGCTATGTCCATTAAGGATCAGGTAAACTTTGGATCTGTTAGAAAATGGGGTTCTATTGGCTTCGCAGTGGGTGTTTTTGTGGCGGGGCAGATTGCAGATGCAGCAGGTCTGATCATTATCCTTCCTTTATGTGCTTTGGGATATACGGTGGCATGGTTCATATTGGTTCGGCTTAGAAAGAACAGAAACAGGAAGGCAAACGGTATAAGGAGTTATGAAGAGGAAACCATTCAGAGATGTGCTGCCTCCGACCTGAAAGAATATCAATCAGGGAACCACAGCAACGATGCTGCTCATGAAAAAAAGAAGGGGAAAAACAGGGACAGCTATCTCATGCTTCTTAAGAATAAGAAATACATGGCGTTGCTCCTTGCAGCCTTTTTTATAACAGGTACGAATGTTGCCAATAACACATACTTCGGTTTTCTATATAAAGATGTAGGCGGAAGTATCGCTGGAATCGGAATTGCATTTCTTTTAATGTGCAGCTCCGAAGCACCTTTCATGGCATGGTCCGAACGATTGTCAAGACGATTCGGTATGGAAAAGCTGATTTTGTTTTCATTAATTATGTCAGCACTTCGATATTTATGGTACAGCACGGGACCCGCACCCGGATTACTTATTGGAACTTTTTTCGTTCAGGGAATGGTAACGGGAATTGTTTTAGTTGAACTGGTTCGTTATTTGAACTGTCTTGTTGATCCCGCCATCATTGGAATGTCAATGGCGCTCTACTATGCATTTTCATCGAACTTCAGCTCGATTGTCTGTCATCTCATTGGCGGCGCCATCCTTGATCATTATTCCGGAGCACACGTCTATCTGTTCTTTTCCATCTATAATATAATAGGAGCACTTGTGTTTGTCGGATTTGGTCTTCACAAAAAGAATCGAAATGATGTTATAAAAGAATGA
- a CDS encoding XRE family transcriptional regulator has product MKENITYSECLSGILSALNMKSSKLSREINIDSSLIYKWLRNERVPSNESPYIELILDSIMKRLDNLVQRNAVIELLARYEVPLSSPTEESLKFSLRLFLQSSQNYSLKVQNKLKHSRKNVTIKAQQQNAIRANTDSGNEDLSARNEMEHRNAIQLIGRTRAQLTSGHDKVQIISGSSEILCAIINLLLTAMKKHNSREPILLTCNSDLLLSPGAQELTRMLVQIMDELLRCGREIVLLIKVDENGKRTVRIIENLHLLSAGNLKVYYHKKSGESFFNKELCIVPKAGAICGFSTQSEGVPDSAFLFQSRQSIEIWSARYYQDLSAAVPLLKIYPPQDSYEFQKVFADIEEHPGNKYVFKEGLSTTTMPSALYEKYLKLTGITGQELSYRIHLHNRRLEAFHVQIRSYQYKDIYFIEALDDLIENNKYSFDENYILRNIKPDNIDIICQLEYLIYLLQTYDNYEIAFVSKNDYPHIVNINWMVKYDGLVMIETYHHVIKKDISHQEKNFTISDKSIVKAFHNYFLFLWDELSEETKDKKKAIKKLRQLIKQCRKKSEHSLSVDSLQ; this is encoded by the coding sequence ATGAAAGAGAATATTACCTATAGCGAATGTTTATCGGGAATTCTAAGCGCCTTAAATATGAAAAGCAGTAAGCTTTCAAGAGAAATAAATATCGACTCTTCCTTAATATATAAATGGTTACGAAACGAAAGGGTACCATCCAATGAATCACCATATATTGAACTAATACTGGATTCTATTATGAAACGATTGGATAACCTGGTCCAAAGAAATGCAGTGATCGAATTGCTGGCCAGATACGAAGTACCATTATCTAGCCCAACGGAAGAGAGTCTGAAGTTCAGCTTAAGACTGTTTTTGCAGTCATCCCAAAATTACTCCTTGAAAGTACAAAATAAACTAAAGCACAGCAGGAAAAATGTTACAATCAAGGCACAACAACAAAACGCAATCCGTGCGAATACAGATTCAGGAAATGAAGATTTATCAGCGCGAAACGAAATGGAACATAGAAACGCAATTCAACTGATTGGAAGAACGAGAGCACAGCTCACTTCCGGTCATGATAAGGTGCAAATCATCAGCGGGTCATCAGAAATCCTTTGTGCAATTATTAATCTTCTTTTAACAGCGATGAAGAAACATAATTCTAGAGAACCAATTTTGCTCACATGCAATAGTGATTTACTATTAAGTCCCGGCGCGCAAGAGCTCACCCGCATGCTGGTACAGATCATGGACGAATTGCTGCGATGCGGTCGCGAGATAGTCCTGCTGATTAAAGTAGACGAGAATGGAAAGCGAACGGTAAGAATCATAGAAAACCTCCATCTACTTTCTGCAGGAAACCTTAAAGTTTATTACCACAAAAAATCTGGTGAATCGTTCTTTAACAAGGAGTTATGCATTGTTCCAAAAGCTGGAGCAATATGTGGCTTTTCTACACAAAGCGAAGGAGTGCCAGATAGTGCCTTTCTGTTTCAATCAAGGCAGAGTATTGAAATCTGGTCAGCACGATATTATCAGGATCTATCGGCTGCGGTCCCGTTATTAAAAATATATCCGCCTCAGGATTCCTACGAATTTCAAAAGGTTTTTGCTGATATTGAAGAGCATCCAGGCAATAAATACGTATTTAAGGAAGGCTTAAGTACAACGACAATGCCATCGGCTCTCTATGAAAAATATTTGAAATTGACAGGGATAACAGGTCAGGAGCTTTCATACCGCATCCACCTGCATAATCGGAGACTGGAAGCATTTCACGTGCAGATCAGAAGCTATCAATACAAAGACATATACTTCATTGAAGCACTTGATGACCTAATTGAGAACAATAAATACTCCTTTGATGAAAACTATATTCTAAGAAATATAAAACCTGATAATATTGATATCATCTGTCAACTGGAATACCTCATTTATCTGCTCCAGACCTATGATAACTATGAAATCGCTTTTGTAAGCAAGAATGACTATCCGCATATTGTAAATATTAACTGGATGGTAAAGTATGATGGCCTGGTGATGATTGAAACCTATCATCATGTAATAAAGAAAGACATATCTCATCAAGAAAAGAACTTTACTATCTCAGATAAGAGTATCGTGAAAGCATTTCACAATTACTTTCTTTTTTTATGGGATGAGCTTTCAGAAGAAACGAAGGACAAAAAAAAGGCTATTAAAAAGCTGCGGCAACTAATCAAACAATGTCGTAAAAAATCTGAACACAGCCTTTCAGTTGACTCATTACAATAA
- a CDS encoding diguanylate cyclase, protein MEKIRPERKPNHRKVLLVLSTLMIFMISYLCLSNGVFIIYQNLFYIPIVYSCFRYARSGLIFSSFISMFHYVLFSIFHPEPLWDEIVRLGVFLAIGLITYRLSEGIKRERLTVEHLNQCLIKDLNARAQLEEHLEQEKERLRITITSIGDGVISTDQRGRITILNQVAERMTGWKQADALGLPIEKVFRIVNEETGDICENPVHKVLELGVTQGLANHTALISQDGTVRSIADSAAPIKNKSGDIQGVIIVFRDVTDEKKRQDEIYFKSFYDALTGMHNRRYFEEEFKRLDVARNLPISIIMGDLNGLKLVNDTFGHARGDKLLMKASSALKTACRCGDIAARWGGDEFVMLLPKTTKAEVEDIVKKILRSCSKMKVGSLNVSVSLGWGTKTEKDESLSKVLKSAEDFMYKHKLAESGSMRGNIIHAIFRTLREKNPRIESHSERVSLLCEQIGTAMNLSAKDINELKVSGLLHDIGKVTIDDRILQKTEKLTEYEWLEIKRHSDIGYRILNTSPDMSDIAVNVLSHHERPDGKGYPRGICGEEIPLASKIIAVADSYDAMTNERPYNKIQNKDEAIEELIKNKETQFDSIIVDLFIEKVLRGRERIKCPSENSP, encoded by the coding sequence ATGGAGAAAATTCGACCTGAACGAAAACCGAATCATCGGAAAGTGCTGCTAGTGCTATCAACACTTATGATTTTTATGATCAGTTATCTATGCCTTTCAAATGGTGTATTCATTATATATCAAAATTTGTTCTATATCCCCATCGTATACTCCTGCTTCCGGTATGCAAGAAGCGGTTTGATTTTTTCCTCATTCATCAGCATGTTTCACTATGTGCTCTTTTCCATATTTCACCCTGAGCCACTGTGGGATGAGATTGTGAGGTTGGGTGTGTTTCTTGCAATTGGACTAATTACATATCGATTGTCCGAAGGGATAAAAAGAGAACGATTAACGGTTGAACATCTAAATCAGTGTCTTATAAAAGATTTGAATGCACGAGCGCAGCTAGAAGAGCATCTGGAGCAGGAGAAGGAACGGCTTCGGATCACCATTACCTCCATTGGTGATGGTGTAATTTCAACAGATCAGAGGGGAAGAATAACAATTTTAAACCAAGTAGCAGAACGAATGACAGGTTGGAAACAGGCAGATGCCCTTGGTTTGCCTATTGAGAAAGTTTTTCGAATTGTTAATGAAGAAACCGGAGATATCTGCGAAAATCCTGTTCATAAGGTTTTGGAGCTTGGTGTTACTCAAGGCCTCGCAAATCATACAGCATTAATCTCACAAGACGGTACTGTGCGGTCCATCGCGGACAGTGCCGCTCCTATTAAAAATAAATCTGGGGACATACAAGGTGTAATTATTGTATTCAGAGATGTTACCGATGAGAAAAAAAGGCAGGACGAAATCTACTTTAAAAGCTTTTATGATGCACTGACGGGAATGCATAACAGAAGATATTTTGAAGAAGAATTTAAAAGACTCGATGTGGCTAGAAATCTTCCGATTTCCATTATCATGGGGGATCTTAATGGCCTGAAACTTGTCAATGACACGTTTGGGCATGCACGGGGGGACAAACTCCTGATGAAAGCCTCCAGTGCATTGAAAACGGCTTGTCGATGCGGTGACATAGCTGCCCGCTGGGGTGGTGATGAATTTGTGATGCTGCTGCCCAAAACAACGAAGGCGGAAGTTGAGGATATTGTAAAAAAGATTTTGCGGTCCTGCAGTAAAATGAAGGTTGGATCACTGAATGTCTCTGTTTCATTAGGCTGGGGAACTAAAACTGAAAAAGATGAAAGCTTAAGTAAGGTTTTGAAAAGTGCAGAAGATTTTATGTACAAGCATAAGCTGGCCGAAAGCGGCAGTATGCGTGGAAATATCATCCATGCCATATTCCGTACCCTTCGGGAAAAAAATCCTCGAATTGAAAGCCACTCAGAGCGGGTGAGCCTCCTCTGTGAGCAGATTGGCACAGCGATGAACCTATCTGCGAAAGATATCAATGAATTGAAAGTCAGCGGACTTCTGCATGATATCGGGAAAGTCACAATTGATGACAGGATTCTCCAAAAGACTGAGAAGCTGACAGAATATGAGTGGTTAGAAATTAAGCGACACTCGGATATCGGATACCGTATCTTGAACACATCACCAGATATGTCTGATATTGCTGTAAATGTTCTTTCTCACCATGAACGTCCCGATGGTAAAGGTTATCCCCGGGGAATTTGCGGAGAAGAGATTCCACTGGCATCGAAAATCATCGCTGTTGCAGATTCCTATGATGCCATGACGAATGAGAGGCCCTATAATAAGATTCAAAACAAAGATGAAGCAATTGAGGAGTTGATCAAAAATAAGGAAACTCAATTTGATTCGATAATCGTTGACCTATTTATCGAAAAAGTACTTCGTGGCAGGGAGAGAATAAAATGCCCATCAGAGAATTCACCATAG
- a CDS encoding ABC transporter ATP-binding protein → MVLEVNRMGFEASNITVSLSNINIVNDISLRVKEGQFVGLIGPNGCGKSTLLKSIYKVVKPKQGKVYLNGMDLLNTDPKTVSRMMGVVGQFNEISFDFTVQEMVLMGRTPHKKFLEGDTEDDYEIVQRALDQVSLSGYETRSYSSLSGGEKQRVILARALAQQPTFLVMDEPTNHLDIKYQLQILSVVKKLSVGTLAALHDLELAADYCDYLYMVKQGSVVACGTPIEVLTKKRISDVYDVTCEVYTNPITGGLSIAYLSF, encoded by the coding sequence ATGGTTTTGGAGGTAAATAGAATGGGATTTGAAGCGTCGAATATTACGGTATCACTCAGCAATATCAATATCGTCAATGATATTTCGCTCAGAGTAAAGGAAGGACAATTTGTTGGTTTAATTGGTCCTAACGGATGTGGAAAATCAACGCTACTAAAAAGTATCTACAAAGTAGTCAAACCGAAACAGGGTAAAGTCTATCTAAATGGTATGGATCTATTAAATACTGATCCTAAAACAGTCTCTCGAATGATGGGTGTTGTCGGTCAGTTTAATGAAATCAGCTTTGATTTCACAGTTCAAGAAATGGTATTGATGGGGAGAACACCTCATAAAAAATTTCTAGAAGGCGATACAGAAGATGATTATGAAATTGTACAAAGGGCACTCGATCAGGTTAGCTTGTCCGGATATGAAACACGCAGCTATAGCTCTCTTTCCGGAGGAGAAAAGCAGCGTGTCATATTGGCTCGTGCTTTGGCGCAGCAGCCAACGTTCCTGGTTATGGACGAACCAACAAACCATCTGGATATCAAATATCAGCTGCAAATTCTATCCGTCGTGAAGAAATTGTCCGTTGGAACCCTTGCAGCCTTGCATGATCTCGAACTTGCTGCAGATTATTGCGATTACCTCTATATGGTAAAGCAGGGAAGCGTTGTTGCCTGCGGCACCCCCATAGAGGTGCTGACAAAAAAACGAATCAGCGATGTCTATGATGTAACGTGTGAGGTTTATACAAATCCTATCACGGGAGGTTTAAGTATCGCCTACCTGTCCTTCTGA
- a CDS encoding iron ABC transporter permease encodes MLLVILSLLILFSIGCSVSIGQVPISLQDTFQILLYKGSGMQIGSLEGIGQASFADIIWHLRLPRALMSMLVGAGLSLCGAIMQASVQNPLADPYILGISSGGALGATFAILMGFSIPGVLGQIGIAAWAFAGAFGAALLVLVIAGMGSKVTSIKLLLAGMVINALCNAFSNFIVYFASNAEGIKTVTFWTMGSLASATWNKLPLIGIGVVIASIFFLTQFRTLNTMLLGSETAVTLGISLTRHLRIYMLMSSIVTGIMVASCGTIGFVGLIIPHIVRGILGSDHKRLIPASILFGSIFLIWADILARILIYQSELPIGIITSMIGAPMFMYMLIKKGYGFGGK; translated from the coding sequence ATGCTGCTGGTTATTCTGTCTCTTTTGATTCTCTTTTCCATTGGCTGCTCTGTTTCCATCGGTCAAGTGCCGATATCCCTTCAGGATACTTTTCAGATTTTGCTTTATAAAGGCTCTGGCATGCAAATCGGTTCGTTAGAGGGAATTGGTCAGGCATCTTTTGCAGATATTATATGGCACCTTAGATTGCCACGCGCACTGATGTCCATGCTCGTCGGCGCAGGATTGTCTCTCTGCGGCGCAATTATGCAGGCCTCTGTTCAAAATCCTTTGGCCGACCCATACATTCTTGGAATATCTTCCGGCGGTGCGCTGGGTGCAACCTTTGCAATCCTGATGGGCTTTAGTATACCTGGAGTATTGGGGCAAATCGGCATTGCCGCTTGGGCATTTGCCGGAGCCTTCGGAGCCGCACTTCTCGTCCTGGTGATTGCAGGGATGGGCAGCAAAGTAACCTCTATAAAGCTGCTCCTTGCAGGAATGGTAATAAACGCCCTATGCAATGCGTTTTCTAACTTTATTGTCTATTTTGCAAGCAACGCAGAGGGAATTAAAACGGTTACTTTTTGGACGATGGGAAGCCTTGCTTCTGCCACATGGAACAAACTGCCGCTGATCGGAATCGGAGTGGTGATTGCCTCAATCTTCTTTCTAACCCAGTTCAGAACATTAAACACCATGCTTCTGGGGAGCGAAACTGCAGTCACGCTGGGAATCTCTTTAACCCGCCACCTCAGAATTTATATGCTCATGTCATCTATTGTTACAGGAATTATGGTCGCAAGCTGTGGTACAATCGGTTTTGTCGGGCTAATTATCCCTCATATTGTTAGGGGTATTTTGGGCTCTGATCATAAAAGGTTGATTCCTGCATCCATCCTTTTTGGTTCAATCTTTCTGATTTGGGCAGACATTCTTGCCAGGATATTAATTTATCAGAGCGAGCTCCCCATTGGCATCATCACTTCTATGATCGGAGCACCGATGTTTATGTATATGCTAATAAAAAAGGGCTATGGTTTTGGAGGTAAATAG
- a CDS encoding ABC transporter substrate-binding protein encodes MRKIDQKYLFIMCLILLLAGMMGCSSRISDETNGAAEGGINKQVQDGFSTNYPLSVSNHSIDDGVWSEKDQVFKAAPQRVVANNQSIAELLIRLGLTKSMVGVAALYGETAEDIYNEFQTIPVLSSEYVGKELTLGAAPDLVIGRADLFADSEWGVGTVKELNSLGINTYILNTGKKGATISALFQDIKEIGTIFNVQENAAAFAADLQSRLDKLSEKVSEEQETLRYAYVSVTDGNLAVYSASNDTFQNSVLNIIKLDNAFKDAAGNSEINLEQFVSANPDVLLISHYNGGQDPMKSIEQIYNMPALQSISAVKNQRIFIIDFSRFWGYSYQIIDGAEQLSKELYPNLKD; translated from the coding sequence ATGAGAAAAATTGATCAAAAATATTTATTCATAATGTGTTTGATATTGCTGCTGGCAGGAATGATGGGATGCTCCTCAAGGATTTCTGATGAAACCAATGGGGCGGCAGAAGGGGGTATTAATAAGCAAGTGCAGGATGGTTTTTCAACAAACTATCCTCTGTCAGTTTCAAATCATAGTATAGATGATGGAGTTTGGTCAGAAAAAGATCAGGTATTCAAAGCTGCGCCCCAACGGGTAGTAGCCAACAATCAATCCATCGCGGAACTGCTGATTCGCTTGGGATTGACCAAGTCAATGGTTGGCGTTGCTGCATTATACGGTGAAACCGCTGAAGATATTTACAATGAATTCCAAACGATACCAGTTCTTTCTAGTGAGTATGTGGGTAAAGAACTAACGCTTGGGGCTGCTCCTGACCTTGTCATTGGGAGAGCGGATTTATTTGCTGATTCGGAATGGGGCGTGGGAACTGTAAAAGAATTAAATTCCCTTGGAATTAATACATATATATTAAATACCGGAAAGAAAGGAGCAACAATATCCGCGTTGTTTCAGGACATCAAAGAGATTGGCACAATTTTCAATGTTCAGGAGAATGCTGCAGCTTTTGCTGCTGATTTGCAATCCAGGCTGGACAAGTTAAGCGAGAAGGTATCGGAAGAACAGGAGACCCTCCGGTACGCTTATGTTTCTGTGACTGACGGAAATCTCGCGGTTTATTCCGCCAGCAATGATACCTTCCAAAATAGCGTTCTAAATATTATAAAGCTGGATAACGCTTTTAAGGATGCCGCCGGAAACAGTGAAATCAATCTGGAACAGTTCGTGTCTGCAAACCCGGATGTACTGCTGATCTCTCATTATAATGGTGGGCAAGATCCAATGAAATCAATAGAGCAAATATACAATATGCCTGCACTGCAGTCTATTTCTGCTGTGAAGAATCAGAGGATATTCATCATCGACTTTAGCCGATTTTGGGGGTATAGCTATCAAATCATCGATGGCGCAGAACAGCTTTCCAAGGAATTGTATCCAAACCTCAAGGATTGA